In bacterium, a genomic segment contains:
- a CDS encoding PPC domain-containing protein, with protein sequence MGVVVAMLAGALAFVGAGAASAQEPVLVSEEATTQEEASCETIDLGLLDSTPGSELTASGRWSTEDCDSRFRSNSDAHTYRFEISATGRIKVDVMSPDTDSYLYLLDGEGNRIAENDDGGVGRLDARIEMELQAGVYLFEATTTADRARGPADFEVVVTRVATCDPEPLGSLAPGQELTAAGFWTPDSCQSIFLTGHPSHYFVFTLPEGARVRVDLTSEIGDPVLIVAPIAALRSVVPGRVAHNDDSGGTRNSRIEQYLPPDTYGIEATTYRERDLQGPRVDFTLTVTIVEEEASQSRPLLKIEEVDIPSEVVAGDPIPINFRVGNLGGDEIPDPESYTFVYAVGAYPRVFNLSGDLLFVDHWPAGVAYHTNERTASATSMSAPTISALSLTLHRPGPGWVFVGVVSEDSNEDEFGFHGAWHDLMVLSAPIYDPVDVQVDDEIYTVSAASDSEGVVTTTVTSVDDPEVEVDPEVEVDPEAETEADPAEEADPEAEIDPATRAKAIYTAGVRTQMLDGIFDRPEITALPQAAEPNPVTVPSPQSDALLKTAAGRFAVAVNESGLLEVLANGEAISPIAVENLVLSTAERVSETYASLSASWQSRLDHIGGSGALSFADALAVHSELAYAESILSPAFVPSTIVTAARAAEQGWDDPEVQLMLAGQPTCNDSPTALRDAYEAAGVENVDELIALDTEMRAASPVYGLLIDGTLCAAAATDATNLRFLDRLELDDSQPLLELFAPDEPAEPEEEPEHDPPISLRVMARLGEDGRIEHGVELASGFQILPERRYLPSDTQVGMWYSTLDVELGGTSIGQTRARRLADGRVELGFRDFEGDNLVPDIAYLPAELDEGVWYRSSLIEVQRPPEPAEDEEEPA encoded by the coding sequence ATGGGAGTGGTCGTTGCCATGCTGGCCGGGGCGCTGGCATTTGTCGGGGCTGGAGCTGCTTCAGCCCAAGAGCCAGTCCTGGTCAGCGAAGAGGCGACCACCCAGGAAGAGGCGAGCTGCGAGACCATCGATCTGGGCCTGCTGGACAGCACCCCGGGCAGCGAGCTGACGGCGAGCGGGCGCTGGAGTACCGAAGACTGCGATTCGCGTTTCCGAAGCAACAGCGATGCCCACACCTACCGGTTCGAGATCTCGGCGACCGGTCGAATCAAGGTCGATGTGATGTCGCCCGATACCGATTCATACCTCTACCTGCTCGATGGGGAGGGCAACCGGATTGCCGAGAATGATGACGGCGGCGTAGGACGCCTCGATGCTCGCATCGAAATGGAGCTTCAGGCCGGCGTCTACCTGTTCGAGGCCACCACCACCGCAGACCGCGCCCGGGGACCGGCAGACTTCGAGGTCGTGGTCACCCGAGTCGCCACCTGCGATCCGGAACCCCTCGGCTCGCTTGCGCCCGGCCAAGAACTCACAGCGGCGGGCTTTTGGACACCCGATTCGTGCCAGTCGATCTTCCTGACCGGGCACCCCTCCCACTATTTTGTGTTCACCCTGCCCGAAGGCGCCAGGGTGCGCGTCGATCTCACGTCAGAGATTGGCGACCCCGTGCTCATCGTCGCGCCGATCGCCGCTCTGCGGTCGGTGGTCCCGGGCCGGGTCGCCCACAACGATGACAGCGGCGGCACCCGAAACTCTCGCATCGAGCAATACCTCCCGCCTGATACCTACGGAATCGAGGCGACGACCTACCGCGAAAGGGACCTTCAGGGTCCTCGGGTCGATTTCACCCTCACCGTCACCATTGTGGAGGAGGAGGCGAGTCAAAGCCGCCCCTTGCTGAAGATCGAAGAGGTCGACATTCCCAGCGAAGTCGTGGCTGGTGATCCCATCCCAATCAACTTCCGCGTCGGCAACCTCGGAGGCGACGAGATTCCCGACCCTGAAAGCTATACCTTTGTGTACGCGGTCGGCGCCTATCCACGAGTGTTCAATCTCTCAGGAGATTTGCTCTTTGTTGATCACTGGCCAGCCGGCGTCGCCTACCACACCAATGAAAGGACAGCGAGCGCAACAAGCATGTCTGCTCCGACGATAAGCGCACTCTCGTTGACGTTGCACAGGCCCGGTCCAGGATGGGTTTTTGTCGGAGTCGTCTCAGAAGACAGCAACGAGGACGAATTCGGCTTTCATGGCGCTTGGCACGACCTCATGGTGTTGAGTGCTCCGATCTACGACCCAGTCGACGTACAAGTTGACGATGAGATCTACACCGTTTCAGCAGCATCTGACAGCGAAGGAGTGGTGACTACCACGGTGACTTCTGTCGACGATCCCGAAGTCGAGGTCGATCCCGAAGTCGAGGTCGATCCCGAAGCAGAGACGGAAGCCGACCCGGCTGAAGAGGCCGACCCAGAGGCAGAGATTGATCCGGCCACCCGGGCCAAGGCCATCTACACGGCCGGAGTGCGCACCCAGATGCTTGACGGCATCTTCGACCGGCCGGAGATTACCGCTCTCCCGCAAGCCGCGGAGCCGAATCCGGTCACCGTGCCGAGCCCCCAATCGGACGCACTCCTCAAGACCGCGGCCGGTCGGTTTGCGGTCGCAGTCAATGAGTCGGGCCTGCTAGAGGTGCTGGCCAACGGAGAGGCGATCAGCCCGATTGCCGTGGAGAACCTGGTTCTCAGCACCGCCGAGCGTGTTTCGGAGACCTATGCCTCGCTGTCTGCCTCCTGGCAATCGCGCCTCGATCACATCGGCGGCAGCGGGGCGTTGTCGTTCGCCGATGCACTTGCCGTTCATTCCGAGCTGGCCTATGCCGAGAGCATCCTCTCGCCAGCGTTTGTGCCCAGCACGATTGTCACTGCGGCCCGCGCTGCCGAGCAAGGCTGGGACGATCCCGAAGTACAGTTGATGCTAGCCGGCCAGCCAACCTGCAACGACAGCCCTACGGCTTTGCGGGACGCCTATGAGGCTGCCGGCGTCGAGAATGTCGACGAGCTGATCGCGCTCGACACGGAGATGCGGGCGGCCTCGCCGGTCTATGGGCTGCTCATCGACGGCACCTTGTGTGCGGCTGCCGCAACCGACGCAACCAACCTCCGCTTCTTGGACCGGCTGGAGCTCGACGACAGCCAACCGCTTCTCGAGTTGTTTGCGCCTGACGAGCCCGCTGAGCCCGAGGAAGAACCCGAGCACGATCCGCCGATCAGCCTGCGGGTCATGGCCCGACTGGGCGAAGACGGGCGCATCGAGCATGGGGTGGAGCTGGCCAGCGGCTTCCAGATTCTGCCCGAGCGGCGCTACCTGCCCTCCGACACCCAAGTTGGCATGTGGTACTCCACCCTGGACGTGGAGCTAGGGGGCACTTCGATCGGACAGACCCGCGCCCGCCGCTTGGCCGACGGACGGGTCGAACTTGGCTTCCGCGACTTCGAGGGCGACAACTTGGTCCCCGATATCGCCTACCTGCCCGCCGAGCTAGACGAGGGCGTCTGGTACCGCAGCAGCCTGATCGAGGTCCAAAGGCCCCCAGAACCCGCAGAGGACGAAGAAGAACCCGCGTGA
- the fusA gene encoding elongation factor G, with protein MAVAPEKIRNVALVGSQGSGKTTLAEALLYRAGVIDRTGRVEDGSTVCDFSPEEKNATHSQSLALASFEWHGHKINLLDTPGAPDYAGELHASLQVADLLVFVIDASSGVDHRATSIWHQAADAGLPRIVFVNKLDREHASFESVLTELQDAFGAGVAPLELPIGTGPEFHGIADLLTDKAYIYDSGSAEESQIPAEMEDQEAEVREKLVEGIVVADDDMLEQYLDGNVPSPSELEVVLGRGVADGSVFPVVCGSATGPIAVDRLANFLVEIGPPPNSRAMTVTMSDIDTEPACDPEGDQLACVFKTISDDYVGQISLFRVLSGTIRRDDNLTNSTTGNGERLRGLVNLVGGTQEDIDVISAGDIGGVTKLQQTRTGDTLTNAGRAVVQLEPWPEPVLAYGILPKTRAAEDKLGTGLRRLTDEDPSLQLERSEETRQTLLWGLGEAHLRLAIARLDRMGIEVETEDLRVPYRQTVTGNGDAEGKHKKQSGGHGQFGVAYVRIEPLPRGSGFEFVDAISGGAIPRSYIPAVEAGIRDAMADGGELSFPIVDVKATVYDGKHHSVDSSEFSFNMAGKLAFSAAFAQANPVVLEPMARVEITVAPEYQGDVMGDLSSRRGQVQGTDAGPWGEQVIHAIVPEAELVRYAIELRSLTGGRARFKSERVAYEILSGALPEAATA; from the coding sequence ATGGCTGTCGCACCGGAGAAGATTCGCAACGTCGCGCTGGTGGGGTCGCAAGGATCGGGAAAGACCACGCTGGCTGAAGCGCTGCTGTATCGGGCGGGCGTCATCGACCGCACGGGTCGGGTGGAAGACGGATCCACCGTGTGCGACTTCAGCCCCGAGGAGAAGAACGCCACCCACAGCCAGTCACTGGCGCTGGCCAGCTTCGAGTGGCACGGCCACAAGATCAACCTGCTCGACACCCCCGGCGCTCCCGATTATGCCGGCGAGCTCCACGCCTCCCTCCAGGTGGCCGACCTATTGGTGTTCGTGATCGATGCGTCCAGCGGGGTGGACCACCGGGCCACCTCTATCTGGCATCAAGCGGCCGACGCCGGCCTCCCCCGTATCGTGTTCGTGAACAAGCTCGACCGGGAGCACGCCAGCTTCGAAAGCGTCCTCACCGAGTTGCAAGACGCGTTCGGCGCCGGCGTCGCCCCTCTGGAGCTGCCCATCGGCACCGGCCCGGAGTTCCATGGGATTGCCGATCTCCTCACCGACAAGGCCTACATCTACGACAGCGGTTCCGCGGAGGAATCCCAGATCCCCGCCGAGATGGAAGATCAGGAGGCCGAGGTCCGGGAGAAGCTGGTCGAGGGAATTGTGGTGGCCGACGACGACATGCTGGAGCAGTACTTGGACGGCAATGTCCCCAGCCCGTCCGAGCTTGAGGTAGTGCTCGGGCGGGGTGTGGCCGACGGTTCGGTTTTCCCCGTGGTGTGCGGTTCGGCCACCGGACCCATCGCCGTCGACCGCCTGGCCAACTTCTTGGTGGAGATCGGTCCTCCCCCCAACTCTCGCGCCATGACCGTCACCATGAGCGACATCGACACCGAGCCGGCCTGCGATCCTGAGGGCGACCAGCTCGCCTGCGTGTTCAAGACCATCAGCGACGACTATGTGGGCCAGATCTCGCTTTTCCGAGTGCTCTCGGGCACCATCCGTCGAGACGACAACCTCACCAACTCCACCACCGGCAACGGTGAGCGGCTCCGGGGGCTGGTCAACCTGGTGGGCGGAACGCAAGAAGACATCGACGTCATCTCCGCAGGCGACATCGGAGGAGTGACCAAGCTCCAGCAGACCCGTACCGGCGACACCCTGACCAACGCCGGACGGGCGGTAGTGCAACTCGAACCGTGGCCCGAGCCGGTGCTGGCCTACGGGATACTGCCCAAGACCCGGGCCGCAGAGGACAAGCTGGGCACCGGCTTGAGGCGGCTCACCGACGAAGACCCGTCTCTGCAACTGGAGCGCAGCGAGGAAACCCGCCAGACCCTGTTGTGGGGCTTGGGCGAAGCCCACCTGCGTCTGGCCATAGCCCGCCTGGATCGCATGGGCATCGAGGTGGAGACCGAGGACTTGCGGGTCCCTTACCGCCAGACCGTCACCGGCAACGGGGACGCCGAGGGCAAGCACAAGAAGCAGTCCGGTGGCCACGGCCAATTCGGGGTGGCCTACGTGCGCATCGAGCCGCTTCCCAGAGGCAGCGGCTTCGAGTTCGTAGATGCCATCAGCGGAGGCGCGATTCCCCGGTCGTACATCCCCGCGGTAGAGGCGGGAATCCGCGACGCCATGGCCGACGGCGGGGAGTTGAGCTTCCCCATAGTGGACGTCAAGGCCACGGTTTACGACGGCAAGCACCACTCGGTTGACTCATCGGAGTTCAGCTTCAACATGGCTGGAAAGCTGGCGTTCAGCGCCGCATTCGCCCAGGCCAACCCGGTGGTGCTGGAGCCCATGGCTCGAGTGGAGATCACTGTGGCCCCCGAATACCAGGGCGACGTGATGGGCGATCTGTCGTCCCGCCGGGGTCAGGTGCAGGGCACCGACGCCGGGCCGTGGGGCGAGCAGGTCATCCACGCCATCGTCCCCGAGGCGGAGTTGGTGCGCTATGCCATCGAACTCCGATCGCTCACCGGCGGCCGGGCCCGATTCAAGTCAGAGCGGGTGGCCTATGAAATTCTCAGCGGTGC
- the msrA gene encoding peptide-methionine (S)-S-oxide reductase MsrA, with translation MALFGMKKTMMVDPIDVLPGRDIEMPVPEAHFVNGNPLKPPFPDQMQQIMVGMGCFWGAERVFWQAPGVFTTTVGYAAGFTPNPSYQEVCSGLTGHNEVVLAVFDPGTTSYEQMLALFWENHDPTQGMRQGNDVGTQYRSGVYYFDDDQKVAAEASRERFGARLADAGYGEITTEIIAAPSFYYAEDYHQQYLAKVPNGYCGLGGTGVTCPVGIATD, from the coding sequence ATGGCCTTGTTCGGGATGAAGAAGACGATGATGGTAGACCCGATTGATGTGCTGCCGGGTCGGGACATCGAGATGCCGGTGCCGGAGGCCCACTTCGTGAACGGCAACCCGCTGAAGCCGCCGTTCCCCGACCAGATGCAGCAGATCATGGTGGGTATGGGCTGCTTCTGGGGTGCAGAGCGGGTGTTTTGGCAAGCGCCCGGCGTGTTCACCACCACGGTGGGATACGCGGCGGGATTCACCCCCAATCCCTCCTATCAGGAAGTGTGCAGCGGCCTTACCGGCCATAACGAAGTAGTTCTGGCCGTGTTCGACCCAGGGACCACCAGCTACGAGCAGATGTTGGCCCTGTTCTGGGAGAACCACGACCCCACCCAGGGAATGCGCCAGGGCAACGACGTGGGCACCCAGTACCGATCCGGCGTCTACTACTTCGACGACGACCAAAAGGTGGCCGCTGAGGCGTCACGGGAGCGGTTCGGCGCCCGGCTGGCCGACGCCGGCTACGGGGAGATCACAACCGAGATCATCGCCGCCCCGTCCTTCTACTACGCCGAGGACTACCACCAGCAGTACCTGGCCAAGGTCCCCAACGGCTACTGCGGCCTCGGCGGCACCGGCGTCACCTGCCCCGTGGGCATAGCCACCGACTGA